The nucleotide window CGAACCGATTTCGGCGAAAGCGATCTGATCATCACCCTTTTCAGCTGGCGCCGAGGCCGGATCAGCGCTATCTGCAAGGGAGCGAAACGCAGCCGCCGACGTTTTCCCGGCAC belongs to Pseudomonadota bacterium and includes:
- a CDS encoding DNA repair protein RecO, whose amino-acid sequence is MPRVKDSAFIISRTDFGESDLIITLFSWRRGRISAICKGAKRSRRRFPGT